One genomic segment of Pseudonocardia sp. T1-2H includes these proteins:
- a CDS encoding MFS transporter: MTSQNPVAAAHSDRAVDRRARVAVALVFGTNGAVFANLLPRYPQIKDALRLSNAELGTAVAAFPLGALLAGLTASTLVRRYGSARVASFGMVVVALGIFLAGLAPSWILLASAMFVAGAADAVVDVGQNAHALRVQRRYGRSILNSFHAVWSIGAVLGGAMGSAAAGLGLPLPWHLGGSAVLFGIVALVAFRFLLPGPEDAEREPADEAVRPVLALRSRDARRTLLVLGALGVIASCGALVEDAGASWGAIYLNGLGAAAAVAGLGFVALQGLEFVGRLLGDRLVDRFGQRAVARSGGIIVLVGMGLALAFPTVPGTIVGFGLSGLGVATLIPAAMHAADELPGLPRGTGLTIVSWLLRLGFLLSPPIVGLVADATSLRLGLVVVPLAAVVIVVGVAVLPRGSAADAAATLRP, encoded by the coding sequence GTGACGTCGCAGAACCCGGTGGCGGCAGCCCACTCGGACCGCGCGGTCGACCGGCGCGCCCGCGTCGCCGTCGCCCTGGTGTTCGGCACCAACGGGGCCGTCTTCGCCAACCTGCTCCCCCGGTACCCGCAGATCAAAGATGCGCTCCGGCTCTCCAACGCCGAGCTCGGCACGGCGGTCGCGGCGTTCCCGCTCGGCGCGCTGCTCGCCGGGCTCACGGCCTCGACGCTGGTCCGGCGGTACGGCTCGGCCCGGGTGGCGTCCTTCGGGATGGTCGTCGTCGCGCTCGGGATCTTCCTCGCGGGGCTCGCGCCGAGCTGGATCCTGCTGGCGTCGGCCATGTTCGTGGCCGGGGCGGCGGACGCGGTCGTCGACGTGGGACAGAACGCGCACGCCCTGCGGGTGCAGCGGCGCTACGGCCGCTCGATCCTGAACTCGTTCCACGCCGTCTGGTCGATCGGGGCGGTGCTCGGCGGCGCGATGGGTTCGGCCGCGGCCGGACTCGGGCTGCCGCTGCCGTGGCATCTCGGGGGGTCCGCGGTGCTCTTCGGGATCGTCGCGCTCGTGGCGTTCCGGTTCCTGCTGCCCGGGCCGGAGGACGCCGAGCGCGAGCCCGCGGACGAGGCGGTGCGGCCGGTTCTCGCGCTTCGCTCCCGGGACGCCCGTCGCACGCTGCTCGTCCTCGGGGCGCTCGGCGTCATCGCCTCGTGCGGGGCGCTGGTGGAGGACGCGGGCGCCTCCTGGGGCGCGATCTACCTGAACGGGCTGGGCGCCGCCGCGGCCGTCGCCGGGCTCGGGTTCGTGGCGCTGCAGGGGCTGGAGTTCGTCGGGCGGCTGCTCGGGGACCGGCTCGTGGACCGGTTCGGCCAGCGCGCCGTCGCGCGGTCCGGCGGGATCATCGTGCTGGTGGGCATGGGCCTGGCGCTGGCTTTCCCGACCGTTCCCGGCACCATCGTCGGCTTCGGGCTCTCCGGGCTGGGCGTCGCGACACTGATCCCGGCCGCCATGCATGCCGCGGACGAGCTGCCGGGCCTCCCCCGCGGCACAGGTCTGACGATCGTCAGCTGGCTGCTGCGCCTCGGCTTCCTGCTCTCGCCGCCGATCGTCGGCCTCGTCGCGGACGCCACGTCCCTGCGCCTCGGCCTGGTCGTCGTCCCGCTCGCCGCGGTGGTCATCGTCGTGGGGGTGGCCGTGCTCCCGCGCGGCAGCGCCGCCGACGCAGCTGCGACCCTGAGGCCATGA
- a CDS encoding enoyl-CoA hydratase/isomerase family protein gives MTPNPAAVVRVERDGGVATVTLDRPDALNAITRDMLLQLGAALEELAADESVQVVVLTGEGRAFSAGVDLKALGDRNLTDGAVGDHLDVPGRAVITALTTMPKVVIAKVNGFCFTGALELALACDLIVVADEAKLGDTHAKFGLRPSWGMSQRLIRLAGVARARLLSYTAATFTGAQAAEWGIAAQAVPRAELDETVRALADTICSHSAGALAAYKDLYREALDGGLADGLAYEKATRYPIEDTEKRVAGFR, from the coding sequence GTGACTCCGAACCCCGCAGCCGTGGTCCGCGTCGAACGCGACGGCGGCGTCGCCACCGTGACCCTCGACCGTCCGGACGCCCTCAACGCGATCACCCGCGACATGCTCCTGCAGCTCGGCGCCGCCCTCGAGGAGCTCGCCGCGGACGAGTCGGTACAGGTCGTGGTGCTGACGGGCGAGGGGCGGGCGTTCAGCGCGGGCGTCGACCTGAAGGCGCTCGGGGACCGGAACCTGACCGACGGCGCCGTCGGCGACCACCTGGACGTCCCCGGCCGGGCCGTGATCACCGCACTGACCACGATGCCGAAGGTCGTCATCGCGAAGGTCAACGGCTTCTGCTTCACCGGCGCGCTGGAGCTCGCGCTCGCCTGCGACCTGATCGTGGTCGCGGACGAGGCGAAGCTCGGGGACACCCACGCGAAGTTCGGCCTGCGCCCGAGCTGGGGGATGAGCCAGCGGCTGATCCGCCTGGCCGGGGTGGCCCGGGCGCGGCTGCTGTCGTACACGGCCGCGACGTTCACCGGGGCGCAGGCCGCCGAGTGGGGTATCGCGGCGCAGGCCGTCCCGCGGGCCGAGCTCGACGAGACGGTCCGCGCCCTCGCGGACACGATCTGCTCGCACAGCGCCGGGGCGCTCGCGGCCTACAAGGACCTCTACCGCGAGGCCCTCGACGGCGGGCTCGCCGACGGCCTCGCGTACGAGAAGGCCACCCGGTACCCGATCGAGGACACGGAGAAGCGGGTCGCGGGCTTCAGGTGA
- a CDS encoding RNA polymerase sigma factor, translating into MAAADSATRNDSTVSDPAEASPAPARRTRTAGTATKKAGTTTRPRAGAKAGAKAGPKGPATRKKAGEGDDAVDLDEGDLSPEDGELEEVDVELDIEDDTPETPGAADVADEDDDEDDDDEPETNTGANRRAPTTRSSQQKSNEFVWDEEESEALRQARKDAELTASADSVRAYLKQIGKVALLNAEEEVELAKRIEAGLYAAERIRRALEASEKVSPQLRRDLRWIVRDGERAKNHLLEANLRLVVSLAKRYTGRGMAFLDLIQEGNLGLIRAVEKFDYTKGYKFSTYATWWIRQAITRAMADQARTIRIPVHMVEVINKLGRIQRELLQDLGREPTPEELAKEMDITPEKVLEIQQYAREPISLDQTIGDEGDSQLGDFIEDSEAVVAVDAVSFTLLQDQLQSVLATLSEREAGVVRLRFGLTDGQPRTLDEIGQVYGVTRERIRQIESKTMSKLRHPSRSQVLRDYLD; encoded by the coding sequence GTGGCAGCCGCAGACTCCGCAACCCGCAACGACTCGACCGTCAGCGATCCAGCTGAGGCGAGTCCCGCACCCGCACGCCGTACCCGCACCGCGGGCACGGCCACGAAGAAGGCGGGCACCACGACCCGGCCTCGCGCGGGAGCCAAGGCCGGTGCGAAGGCCGGGCCCAAGGGCCCGGCGACCAGGAAGAAGGCCGGCGAGGGCGACGACGCCGTCGATCTCGACGAGGGCGATCTCTCACCGGAGGACGGCGAGCTCGAAGAGGTCGACGTCGAACTCGACATCGAGGACGACACCCCGGAGACCCCGGGCGCCGCGGACGTGGCCGACGAGGACGACGACGAGGACGACGACGACGAGCCGGAGACCAACACCGGCGCCAACCGTCGGGCCCCGACCACGCGCTCGTCGCAGCAGAAGTCGAACGAGTTCGTCTGGGACGAGGAGGAGTCGGAGGCCCTGCGCCAGGCGCGCAAGGACGCCGAGCTCACCGCGTCCGCGGACTCCGTCCGCGCATACCTGAAGCAGATCGGCAAGGTCGCGCTGCTCAACGCGGAGGAGGAGGTCGAGCTCGCCAAGCGGATCGAGGCCGGCCTCTACGCCGCCGAGCGCATCCGCCGCGCGCTGGAGGCCTCGGAGAAGGTCTCCCCGCAGCTGCGCCGGGACCTGCGCTGGATCGTCCGCGACGGCGAGCGAGCCAAGAACCACCTGCTGGAGGCCAACCTCCGCCTCGTGGTGTCGCTGGCCAAGCGCTACACCGGCCGCGGCATGGCGTTCCTGGACCTGATCCAGGAGGGCAACCTCGGCCTGATCCGTGCGGTCGAGAAGTTCGACTACACCAAGGGCTACAAGTTCTCGACCTACGCGACGTGGTGGATCCGCCAGGCCATCACCCGCGCGATGGCCGACCAGGCCCGCACCATCCGCATCCCGGTGCACATGGTCGAGGTCATCAACAAGCTCGGTCGCATCCAGCGTGAGCTGCTCCAGGACCTCGGCCGCGAGCCGACGCCCGAGGAGCTCGCCAAGGAGATGGACATCACCCCGGAGAAGGTGCTGGAGATCCAGCAGTACGCCCGGGAGCCCATCTCGCTGGACCAGACGATCGGCGACGAGGGCGACTCGCAGCTCGGTGACTTCATCGAGGACAGCGAGGCCGTGGTGGCCGTCGACGCGGTGTCCTTCACGCTGCTGCAGGACCAGCTGCAGTCCGTGCTGGCCACCCTGTCCGAGCGCGAGGCGGGCGTCGTCCGGCTGCGCTTCGGCCTCACCGACGGTCAGCCGCGCACGCTGGACGAGATCGGCCAGGTCTACGGGGTCACCCGCGAGCGGATCCGGCAGATCGAGTCCAAGACGATGTCGAAGCTGCGCCACCCGTCGCGGTCCCAGGTGCTCCGCGACTACCTGGACTAG